ACCGAGCGGCCCGCAGACCTTCGGTGCGAACCCCGGCGCCGGCCCCACCGGGGCCGCGCCCGCACCGGACGGCTCCTCCGGGTCGGCGGGAGCGCCGCCGTCCGCCGCGGCGCCCTCCGCGGCCGCCCAGGGAGTCCGGTGGCAGGGAAAGGCGCGGGTGTCCTACTTCGGCCTGCGTCTCGACGCGACCCCGCCGAGCGCCGGCAGCGGTGACGCGTCCGACGTCCGGCTGAACCCGCTGGACGGCACGATCATGGGGACCGACGGCCAGGCCGGCCTCGGCAACCTCACACTGTGGACCGGACGGGGCACGCCCACCGGCCGGCAGTGCGCCGAGAGCATCGCCCAGGGCGGCGCCTCCTACCTCCAGGTGGCGGAGGGCAGCGTGGTGTGTGTGGGGACCAAGGCCGGGCGGGTGGCCCTGCTGACCATCACGACGGTGGGCAACGACTTCGTCAACGGGGGCACGGCCGACGTGATCGTCTGGTCGGAGATCTTCGGCCGGAGCTGACGGCCCGTCCGCGCCGGCCGCGGGTGCCGCCCGAACGGCCGGGCCGCCCGAACGGCCGGGCCGCCCGCACCCGGCAGGGGTGCGGGCGGCCCGGCGGGTGTCACTTCACCGGCGCCCAGACGCGCTCCAGGGCCTGGCTGCCGGAGCGGCTGCGGTAGGAGCGGGTCCAGGTGCTGGTGGCGTCGCGCCTGGTGCGGTCGGACAGGATGTAGTAGTCCATCTGGACCTGGTCCGGGGTGACGTCCAGGACGCCGTAGCCGTGCGAGTCCAGGTCGATCCACTTCAGGTGGCGGTTGGCGGCCTTGAGGGCCCCCGCGGCGACCAGGGAAATGGTCTGCGGGGCGACCTTCAGGAAGTCGTCGACGTTGTCCGAGGTCACCGAGGTGACCACGAACTCGGTGGCGACGCTGCCCGAGGCCGGGTAGGTGGCGGCCTCGTTCGGCACGTCGGCCGCCCACGCCGAGTGGATGTCACCGGTCAGGAACACCGTGTTGCGGATGCCCTGCGCCTTGAGGTGGCCGAGCAGTTCGCGGCGGTCGTGGGTGTAGCCGTCCCACTGGTCCGGGTTGATCGCCAGGCCCTCGCCGGGCAGGCCGAGCAGCTTGGCGAGCGGGCGCAGCAGGTAGTCCGGCAGGGACAGGAAGGCGACCGGCGAGATCATCACCGAGTTGCCGACCAGCCGCCAGGTGGTGTCGGAGGAGGAGAGCCCGGCCTTCAGCCAGTCCAGCTGCGCCCGGCCGGTGATCGTACGGTCGGCCGAGTCGACGTCCCCGTTGCCGACCTTCACCTGCGCGGAGCGGAACGAGCGCAGGTCGAGCAGCGAGAGGTCGGCCAGCTTTCCGTAGCGCAGGCGCCGGTAGGTGGTGCCGGCGATCGACGGGCGGACGGGCATCCACTCGAAGTACGCCTGCTTCGCCGCGGCGACCCGGGCCGCCCAGTCGCCCTCGGTGCCCGGCGTGTGGTTCTCGGCGCCGACCGAGGAGGCGTCGTTGGCGAACTCGTGGTCGTCCCAGATCGCGATGGTCGGGATGGTCGCGTGCAGGGCCTGCAGGTCCGGGTCGGTCTTGTAGGCGCCGTGCCTGGTCCGGTAGTCGGTGAGGTCCAGGATCTCGTGGGCCGGCTGGTGCGGGCGCACCACCTTGCCGGCGGCGCAGAACTCGCCCGTCTTGTACTCGTAGATGTAGTCGCCGAGGAAGAGGAAGACGTCGAGGTCGCCGCGCGCGGCCAGGTGCCGGTACGCGGAGAAGTAGCCCGCCTCCCAGTTGGCGCAGGAAGCGACGCCCAGCCGCAGCCGCTGCACGGCGGCGTCGCTCGCGGGGGCGGTCCGGGTGCGGCCGACCGGCGAGGTGACGCCGCCGGCCGTGAAGCGGTACCAGTACGTGGTGTCGGGCCGCAGGCCGCGGGCGTCGACCTTCACGGTGTGGTCGGTGCCGGCGGAGGTGGCCACCGAGCCGCTCACGGCGAGGGTCGCGAAGCTGCGGTCGGTGGCCAGCTCCCAGCGGACCTCGGTGTCCGGCCCGAGGCCCGAGCCGGGTACGGCGGCCGGGGTCGGGGTGACCCGGGTCCACACCACGACACCGTCGGGGAGCGGGTCGCCGGAGGCGACGCCGTGGACGAAGGCCGGGGCCTGGGCCGGCGCGGTGTCGGCGACGGCGCGCTCGCCGAGGGCCAGCGGCAGGGTCGCTGCCCCGGCGGCGATCGCGGTGGCCTTGAGCACCTGGCGGCGGCGCGGGCGGGTGGCGGCATCGGCCAGGGGCTTGTCATGTATGGGATCAATCACGCGCTCAGGCTACCGCCCGGTAATGCCGCCGCCCATAGGTGGGACTGACTGTTCGTCGACTCTTCACCGACCCGTGCACACCGGCACCGGCCCGCGTCCGCCACGCCACCCGGCGGCCACGCGGCCACGCGGCCACGCGGCCACGCGGCCACCCGCCGCCCGGGCGCGCGCGGACGGCCGGACGCCGGCGAGCGTGCGAGGTGCGCGCCGGGTGCCCGGGAGCACAGCACGGCGCGGGCCGCAGGATCGCGCCGGAAGATGCGGGATCATGGGAGGCGACCCGACCGAGATCGCGAAGGAACGCACCCGTGGCCCAGATCGTCCTCCTCCACTCCGCCTACGGCCTGCGCCCGGCCGTCCACGCGGCCGCCGACCGGCTGCGCGCCGCCGGCCACCAGGTGCACACCCCCGACCTCTACGACGGCCGGACCTTCGACAGCGTCGAGGAAGGCATGGCGTACAAGGAGGAGATCACCAGCGACGAACTGCTGCGCCGGGCGATCACCGCCGTCGTCCCGCTGCTCACCCCCGTGAACGGCACCACCCCGCCGCCGGAGGGCCTGGTCTACGCCGGCTTCTCGCTCGGCGGCGCCCTCGCCCAGAACCTCGCCCTCGCGGACGAGCAGGCCAAGGGCCTGTTGCTGCTGCACGGCACCTCCGACATCCGGGACGACGCGGCGACCTCGATCCCCGTCCAGTTGCACGTCGCGGAGCCCGACCCGTTCGAGTCCGAGGACTGGCTCAACGCCTGGTACCTGCGGATGCGCAAGGCCGGCGCCGACGTCGAGGTCCACCGCTACCGGGGCGCCGGCCACGTCTTCACCGACCCGGACCTGCCCGACTGGGACGCCGAGGCCGCCGAGCAGACCTGGGCGGCCGCACTGGACTTCCTGGCGGAACTGGACGCCTGAGGGACGTCCGACGGACGGCTCCCGGCGGGCACCGTACGGGGGCGGGCGATCCCCCCGGCGGGAGGCCGCCGAACTTGGCCCGGACAGCGCGGAACGTGGTCTGATGGCGTCGTGAGCCGAGCCGCCGAAGAGACCAACCGCCTGATGCTGCGGGCCCGGGACGCGATGGACCGTGCCTACGCGCAGCCGCTGGACGTCCCGGCGCTGGCCCGGATCGCCCATGTGTCCGAGGCGCACTTCTCGCGGACCTTCCGGGCCACCTTCGGCGAGACGCCGCACCGCTACCTGCAGCGCCGCCGGGTCGAGCGGGCGATGTTCCTGCTGCGGGAGAGCGGGCGCAGCGTGACGGACATCTGCTTCGAGGTCGGCTTCGGCAGCCCGGGCACCTTCAGCCGGACGTTCCACGACATCGTCGGGCGCTCGCCACGGGCGTACCGGAAGGAGGCGGCGGCCACCTTCGTGCCGACCTGCTTCACGATGGCCTGGACCCGCCCGAGCGCGTGACCGGGCGCCGCCGGGCCCGGGGCCGCCCCCGCAGCACGAGCGGTGGCCGGTCGAGCGGTTTCGGATAAGTTTTCGCCGGGCCCGCCCACTAGGGTCGAGCCCATGTTCAACGCCATCACGCACTCGCAGATTTTCGTTCTCGACCAGGACGAGGCCCTCGACTTCTACGTCGGCAAGCTCGGCCTGGAGGTCGCCGCCGACGTCGACATGGGCTTCATGCGCTGGCTCGCGGTCAGCGTCCCGGGCCACCCGGAGCGCCAGATCCTGCTGGAGCGGCCGGGCGCCCCGGCGATGTCCGAGGAGACGGCGCAGCAGGTCCGGGAGCTGGTCACCAAGGGCGCCACCGGCGGCTGGCTGATCTTCACCACGGAGGACTGCCACAAGACGTACGAGACGCTGCTGGGCCGGGGCGTCGAGTTCACCGAGGAGCCCACCGAGCGCCCGTACGGCATCGACTGCGGCCTGCGCGACCCGTTCGGCAACCGCATCCGCTTCACCCAGCTGAAGGGCTGAGGGCGGCCCGAGGGGTCACGCCCGGCCCGCCCGGCCGTGACCCGTCGCCCGGTCAGCCCTGGTGCCGGTCCTCCGGCCGGTCGGCCGGCGGCGTGGCGGGCGGAGCACCGGGCGGAGCGGGCGTGTACGGCTGCGCGGGCGGGAAGGGCGGCGCCCCGGTGTACTGCGGGGGAGCCGCGAACGACGGGGCCGGCGTGTACGGCGGCGCGGAGCCGAACGGCTGGCCGGGGCCACCGGGTTGGGCCGGGAACGGCGCCGGCTGCGGGTACCCGAGGTACGGGTTCTGCTGCGGCCCGGCAGCGCCGGGCACCGGACCGCGGGGGCGGGTGGCCAGCACCACGACGGCGACGACGAGCGCCAGCACCACGGCAAGCACCCGGGTCAGGTTCAGCATCAGGGAGGAGAAGGGCTCGGCGAACCGCCCGGCGGTGAACTCGTTGGTCAGCTCGTAGATCAGGAAGGCCCCGGCCGAGTACCCGTCCACGGCGAACAGCGCGACGGCCGCCGGACGCACCCAGCGCCGGCCGGTGAACGCGGCGACGGCCAGCACGACCAGCGCCACCGTCAGCGCGGAGTCGTAGCCGAAGAAGCCGACCGGAGCCTCCTGGACGTAGTGGTCGAAGCTGAGGCCCAGCGCGGTCGGCAGGTAGCCCGGGCCCTGCTGGCTGATGTCGTAGGCGAGGATGCCCAGTTCGCTCAGCAGCATCACGACCGACAGGAGGCCGATGGTGATCAGGGCTCCGTCGGGGCCCCGCCGCACGGGTGCCACCGGGCGTCCGTCGGCCGGCGGTGTCCGATAAGGGTCGAACGTCACGAAGTCCCCCTTGAAGTACCCATTTTCACGTTGTCGGTCGAGGCTAGCGTGCCCGGATGTCCGGGGGAATACGACTGGGGCCACCCGGGTCGGGCCGCCGGTCTCGCAGGCGCGCCCGGCGGGCGGAAATCCCCGCGCCCCGCCGGCCGGTCAGGGCATAGCCTCACGCGCATGACCCCCGATCCCTCGCCAGGGCACCCCGGAACCACCCCCGCCCCGACCGCCGTGACCACGCCGACCGCCGCGACCGCTGTGACCGCCCCGACCACCGCCGCCGGGCAGCCCGACCCCGGCCGGCTCGGCATCCGGCCGGAGAGCGCCGACGACCACCTCGCTGTGCACGCCCTGCACACCCGCGCCTTCGGCGACGACGGCCGGGTGGCCCGGCTGGTGGCGGCGCTCCGCGGGGCGGGCGCCGGGCCGGCGCCGCTGTCGTTCGTCGCGGTGCTGGACGGCACCGTGGTCGGCCACGTCCTGCTGAGCGGATGCCGGCTGGACGCCCCGCGCCGGATCGTGGACGTGCTCAGCCTCTCGCCGCTCGGCGTGCTCCCGGAGCACCAGGGCCGGGGCGTCGGGACGCGGCTGGTCCGGCACGCCCTCGCGGCGGCCGAGGAGACGGGCGCGCCGCTGGTCTTCCTGGAGGGCGACCCCGGCTACTACCGCACCCGCGGATTCGAGCCGGCCGTCCCGGCCGGCTTCCGCTCCCCGTCGCTGCGCATCCCCGAACCGGCCTTCCAGGTGGCCCGGTTGTCCGCCCATGAGCCGTGGATGACGGGCACCTTCGTGTACTCGGAGGCCTTCTGGGCGCTGGACTGCGTCGGCCTGCGCGACCCGGAGGCCTGACCGGTGGGCGACGGCGACGGAGGGGAGGGCGACGGGAGGGAGGAGGCGTGGAGGTACGCGCCGGCCGGCACCCTGGAGGGGCTGCTGCAGCGCGGTCATGGCCTCGGCGCGCTCCTGGCGGCCGGTGATCCGCAGGCGCCCCGGCTGGTCTACGAGTGCATCCGGCGGGACTGCCGCCGGGACACCAACAGCGACGAGCGTCATCGCTACCTGGCCCGGCTGGTACGGGACTTGGAGCTGCCGCTGGCGCCGGTCGTGGCCCTGCTGGAGGGCGGCGAGGTCGGGCACGGGAGCGTGTCCGAGGTGCTCAGGCTGCTCGCCCTGGCCGGTTCGGCCGAGGCCCGGGAGGCGCTGCGGGCGTACATCCGTGACGGGGAGCGCTGGATGTCCGTCCTGGAGTCCGTCGCCGGGAGCTGGCCGGTGGCGGACTGGGACGACCTGCTGGAGCCGGTTCGGGCCCGACTCGCGGGTGAGGAGCCGGATCTTTGGGGGCAGGAGCCCTGGCTGCGGTGGGGGAGCCGGCTCGGCCTGGTCGAACCGCCCATCGTCGGACGCCGGCCCGACGCCCTCACCGGCCTGGACGTCGAGCGGCTGCTCACGCTGATCGCCGACCCCCGGGCGTCCGTGGGGGCCAGGAGCGAGGCTCTGTGGAGCCTCGCCCGCCGTTCGCCGAAGCCGTCCTCCGACGTCCTCGCGCCACTGCTCGGGCTGGTCCCCTCGCTCGGGACCGGGAACGGGCGGCCGGTCCCGGGGCTGCGCAGGGCGCTCGAACTGCTCGGCGCCACGGCCGTGCCCGCCGCCCGCGGGTGGGCCGACTCGGCGGAGCCCTGGCTCGCCTCACTGGCGCTGGACGTGCTGGCCGCCCACGGCGAGCTCCAGGACCTGCCCGTGCTGCTCGCCGAGATGCAGGCGCTGCGGGCCCGCCGCGAGTGGTGCGGCTACAAGAGCCTGGCGCTCGCCCTGGCCAGGTTCGGCCCGGCGGCGGCCGAGGCCGTGCCGCTGCTGCGCCTGCTCCTGCAGCGCAACCCCCACAGCTACGAACGGGCCTCGTACCTGACGGCGCTGGCGGCGATCGACCCGTCCGGGCTCGACCCGGTGTACGTGCGGGCGCTCTGGGACCGCGAGTCGGACGTCCGCCTGCTGGGGATCGCCTCGGCGCCGGACGGCCCGCGGGTCCGCGAGCGGCTGGCCCGGCTGGCGGCCGACCCGATCGAGGACCCGGTGGTCAGGGCCGCCGCCGCGGAGCGGGTGGCGGCCCTGAACTGACTTACCGGTGAGGGGTGTTACAGGCCGGGGATGCGGCCGTTGCGGAACAGGTCGACGAAGATCTGGTGGTCCTGCCGGGCCCGGGCGCCGTAGGCGTGGGCGAAGTCGACCAGCATGGTGGTGAAGCCCTCCTCGTCCTTGCCGATGGCCGCGTCGATGGCGTGCTCGGTGGAGAACGGCACCAGGGTGTGGCCGCTGGAGGACTCGTCGGCGGCGGCGTGCATGGTGGCGGTGGCCCGGCCGAGGTAGTCGATCACCGAGTGGAGGTCGGCCTGCTCGTTGAGGTCGGTCCAGTCGAGGTCGGTGGCGTACGGGGAGACCTCGGCGACCAGCTGGCCCTGGCCGCGCAGCGAGGCGTAGCCGAGCCACGGGTCGCTGTGCGCCTGCAGGGCGCGCTGGGAGATGACCGTGCGGTGGCCCTCGTGCTCGAAGTAACCGCGGATCTCGGGGTCGGTGATGTGCCGGGAGACGGCCGGGGTCTGGCCCTGCTTCATGTAGATGATGACGTCGTTCTCCAGGGCGTCGGTGTGCCCCTCCAGCAGCAGGTTGTACGAGGGCAGGCCGGCGCTGCCGATGCCGATGCCGCGGCGGCCGACGACGTCCTTGACCCGCAGGGCGTCCGGGCGGGTGCGGGTGGCCGGCGGCAGGGTGGTGAGGTAGGCCTCGAAGGCGGCGAGCACCTCGGCCTTGGTGGCCTCGTCCAGTTCGAACGCGCCGCCGCCCTTGCGGAACCGGCGGTCGTACCCGTCGACGACGGTCTCGGAGTCCAGCAGGGCGACCCGGGTCTGCAGGCGGGCCCGGCGCAGCGTCTCCAGGATCGGGCCGGTGGCGGTGTCCAGGGTGACGGAGGTGCTCTCGCCGTCGCGGACCAGGGCGGTGATCTGCGCGCGGTAGGCGGCGGCGAAGGTGCGGACGAGTTCGGTGATGGTGCTGTCGGAGAGCGCCTTGGCGTAGCCGATCAGCGCGAGGCTGGCGGCCAGGCGCTGGACGTCCCAGGTGAAGGCGCCGACGTAGGCCTCGTCGAAGTCGTTGACGTTGAACACCAGCCGGCCCTCGGAGTTGAGGTAGCTGCCGAAGTTCTCGGCGTGCAGGTCGCCGTGGATCCAGACCCGGCTGGTGCGCTCGTCGAGGAAGGCGGCGCCGTAGCCGTCGTAGGGCGCGGTGGTGAGGTCGGCGTAGTAGAGGCCGGCGGTGCCGCGGTAGAAGGCGAAGGCGGAGGCGGCCATCTTGCGGAACTTGACCCGGAAGGCGGCCGGGTCCTGGGCGAGCAGCTCGCCGAAGGCGGCTTCGAAGACCCGCAGGATGGTCTCGGCGCGCTCGGGTTCGCGGTGGGCGGCGGTGAGCTGGTCGGGCATGGAGGTGTCCTTCTGTGACGCGTGGCAGTCCCCGCGCGGGGACGAGGCGGGCGGCCGTGGCCAATCCGGAGACTACCGGTCCGGCCTCGCGGGGGACGCATCGGACGAGCCGCCGCGGGCCCTCGCACCGGCGGTCTGGGAGCGCTTCCCGGCCACGGTGACAGCCGCGCGTCCGGCCCCGATCGGGCCGATTCGGCGTCAGATTCTGTGCGGGGGAGTTCGGTTGGCGTGGTTGACGCGGACATTCAACGATGTAAAGCTACCCAGCGCGGTCTAGACCCGTAGTTTCAGAGAGCGCTCTCTCCCCGTAAGGCAGGCCCCACCCCGCCCCGGATCAGAGGAGATCAGCGGTGCGAAACACCCTTGCCCGGGTGGCCATGGCCACCCTCATGACGCTGTCCACGCTCGGCCTCGGCGCCTCGGCCGCCGTGGCCGCCGACCGTACGGGAGGCACCCCCGCCACCGGCACGGCCCGGCCGCTGTCGCCGGGACTCACCGACGCGCTCCGGCGCGACCTCGGCCTCACCGAGGGTCAGGCCGCCCGCCGGCTGGCCCGGGAGGATCTCGCGGCCCGGCTGGCACCCCGGGCCGAGCAGCTCGCCGGCCCGGCCTTCGGCGGCTCCTGGTACGACGCCGACCGGGAGACCCTGGTGGTCGCCGTCACCGACGCCGCGCGGAGCGGCGCGCTCCGGGCGGCGGGGGCCGAGACGGTCGTCGTCCGGCACTCGCAGCAGGAGCTCGACACCGCCAAGGCCGCCATCGACACCCGCTCCCGGGCCGCCGCGGCCCCGGCGGGAGTGAGCAGTTGGCGGGTCGATCCGCGGCGCAACAGCGTGGTGGTCGAACTGGCCCCCGGCGCCCGCCAGGACGCCCGGGTGGCCGCCTTCGTCGCCGCCGCCGAGCAGGCCGGCCCGGTGACGGTCGAGGAGCAGAGCGCCGACCGCACGCCGCGCACCCTGTCGGCGGGCGTGGTCGGCGGGGACCCGTACTACATCAACGGCAACACCCGCTGCTCGATCGGGTTCGCGGTGCAGGGCGGCTTCGTCAGCGCCGGGCACTGCGGCGGTGCCGGCAGCAGCGTGGTCGGCTGGGACGGGTCCGCGATGGGCTCGTTCGCCGG
The sequence above is a segment of the Kitasatospora sp. NBC_00240 genome. Coding sequences within it:
- a CDS encoding DUF2252 domain-containing protein, whose amino-acid sequence is MPDQLTAAHREPERAETILRVFEAAFGELLAQDPAAFRVKFRKMAASAFAFYRGTAGLYYADLTTAPYDGYGAAFLDERTSRVWIHGDLHAENFGSYLNSEGRLVFNVNDFDEAYVGAFTWDVQRLAASLALIGYAKALSDSTITELVRTFAAAYRAQITALVRDGESTSVTLDTATGPILETLRRARLQTRVALLDSETVVDGYDRRFRKGGGAFELDEATKAEVLAAFEAYLTTLPPATRTRPDALRVKDVVGRRGIGIGSAGLPSYNLLLEGHTDALENDVIIYMKQGQTPAVSRHITDPEIRGYFEHEGHRTVISQRALQAHSDPWLGYASLRGQGQLVAEVSPYATDLDWTDLNEQADLHSVIDYLGRATATMHAAADESSSGHTLVPFSTEHAIDAAIGKDEEGFTTMLVDFAHAYGARARQDHQIFVDLFRNGRIPGL
- a CDS encoding VOC family protein, which gives rise to MFNAITHSQIFVLDQDEALDFYVGKLGLEVAADVDMGFMRWLAVSVPGHPERQILLERPGAPAMSEETAQQVRELVTKGATGGWLIFTTEDCHKTYETLLGRGVEFTEEPTERPYGIDCGLRDPFGNRIRFTQLKG
- a CDS encoding dienelactone hydrolase family protein, coding for MAQIVLLHSAYGLRPAVHAAADRLRAAGHQVHTPDLYDGRTFDSVEEGMAYKEEITSDELLRRAITAVVPLLTPVNGTTPPPEGLVYAGFSLGGALAQNLALADEQAKGLLLLHGTSDIRDDAATSIPVQLHVAEPDPFESEDWLNAWYLRMRKAGADVEVHRYRGAGHVFTDPDLPDWDAEAAEQTWAAALDFLAELDA
- a CDS encoding AraC family transcriptional regulator; translated protein: MSRAAEETNRLMLRARDAMDRAYAQPLDVPALARIAHVSEAHFSRTFRATFGETPHRYLQRRRVERAMFLLRESGRSVTDICFEVGFGSPGTFSRTFHDIVGRSPRAYRKEAAATFVPTCFTMAWTRPSA
- a CDS encoding S1 family peptidase gives rise to the protein MATLMTLSTLGLGASAAVAADRTGGTPATGTARPLSPGLTDALRRDLGLTEGQAARRLAREDLAARLAPRAEQLAGPAFGGSWYDADRETLVVAVTDAARSGALRAAGAETVVVRHSQQELDTAKAAIDTRSRAAAAPAGVSSWRVDPRRNSVVVELAPGARQDARVAAFVAAAEQAGPVTVEEQSADRTPRTLSAGVVGGDPYYINGNTRCSIGFAVQGGFVSAGHCGGAGSSVVGWDGSAMGSFAGSSFPGNDYSFIRIGNGWWTVPVVLGWGTVSDVLVRGSWQAPVGSSVCRSGSTTHWHCGTVQGLNETVNYSQGAVYQVTRTSVCAEPGDSGGSFITGDQAQGVTSGGWGNCSSGGQTWFQPVNEILSVYGLSLVTA
- a CDS encoding N-acetyltransferase, producing MTPDPSPGHPGTTPAPTAVTTPTAATAVTAPTTAAGQPDPGRLGIRPESADDHLAVHALHTRAFGDDGRVARLVAALRGAGAGPAPLSFVAVLDGTVVGHVLLSGCRLDAPRRIVDVLSLSPLGVLPEHQGRGVGTRLVRHALAAAEETGAPLVFLEGDPGYYRTRGFEPAVPAGFRSPSLRIPEPAFQVARLSAHEPWMTGTFVYSEAFWALDCVGLRDPEA
- a CDS encoding alkaline phosphatase D family protein, producing the protein MIDPIHDKPLADAATRPRRRQVLKATAIAAGAATLPLALGERAVADTAPAQAPAFVHGVASGDPLPDGVVVWTRVTPTPAAVPGSGLGPDTEVRWELATDRSFATLAVSGSVATSAGTDHTVKVDARGLRPDTTYWYRFTAGGVTSPVGRTRTAPASDAAVQRLRLGVASCANWEAGYFSAYRHLAARGDLDVFLFLGDYIYEYKTGEFCAAGKVVRPHQPAHEILDLTDYRTRHGAYKTDPDLQALHATIPTIAIWDDHEFANDASSVGAENHTPGTEGDWAARVAAAKQAYFEWMPVRPSIAGTTYRRLRYGKLADLSLLDLRSFRSAQVKVGNGDVDSADRTITGRAQLDWLKAGLSSSDTTWRLVGNSVMISPVAFLSLPDYLLRPLAKLLGLPGEGLAINPDQWDGYTHDRRELLGHLKAQGIRNTVFLTGDIHSAWAADVPNEAATYPASGSVATEFVVTSVTSDNVDDFLKVAPQTISLVAAGALKAANRHLKWIDLDSHGYGVLDVTPDQVQMDYYILSDRTRRDATSTWTRSYRSRSGSQALERVWAPVK